The genomic window CGATGACTCGCTCCTGCTGCGAGGAGCAAACGCAAAAACTGCGGCCAAACTTCAGCAAGAGATTCTCACCAAAGGCTGGAAAAAGGATTAAAACATAAAGGCAGCAGCATAAGCCATCCCTTTATATGTTACTTTAGAGACTTGTATTCTTCCAAATTTCCAATCTAGCCATGTTGGCAAGCGAGGCACGAAAAGTACACATAATCCTTACTTTTATGTACTCGAGTCCTTTCAGCGCAATATTTCCCAAACAAATAATGGAAGCTTATTTGTGCCAAGGGACATCACTAGAAGAGCCACCTCCCGAAAGGGTATCAACCTTGTCACTTGAGTGATCTAATTGATAGATCGTTTTCTGAAAAGTAAATCTAAAAGAGCCATATGGAGGGCAACACTACTGGTAGATTGTCGGCTGAAATTAGTTGAATGCCTGATTTTACAAACAGGGAGATAATGGTATGACCGCGGAGCTAGACGGGGATGTTTGGGAGAGCCAAAAAGATGAAGCACCAATTTTCAGGGCCAAATATACCCTATTTTTTGAATCTCATCCATCCCCTAAAAAAATTCTTCACAAACTAGTCAAAGCTGGGGGTGGTGTGgcatctattttaaaacggagggaatACATACTAACTGAAATGAGTAAATAAACACACTAAAACATGTTCGTGTACATCCGATTTAGAGAAAgttggaacatcttatatttgtaacACAGGGAGTAGTAACTTGTAAACGGGCTAGTAATATTTCAGGACATTGCGTATGGTGCAAAGTATGCAGCGGGAAAGCTACCAAGTCATGTAGAACACCTTGTAGCTGGCACCACATACCGCTTTCAAGTTAAACGTAATACGTTGTGCTCCACCCGCTAATTTTAGTACACTTATAAGAGACTTGACTTCTCAAAGTTCAATATCCGACAGTGCGATGGTCAGATGGCATATAACTAGGCAAGGCAGAACAGATTTGTCAGTTTCGCCAGACAAAGTATACGCCAAGTCTTTACTGAGTGTTACATGTAGAGGAATACAAGAGTGCAGGGGGAAAAATAAGCACGCCAATTCATCCACCCAAGTTCACCTTTGTCACAAAATAAGCACCGATCAACAGCGGTGGAGACAAAAATCCAGCGTAGGTCACAAAATTGGCAGTCGATCCAGCACAAACAACTATCCAATTTGCCAATCTTCTTTGCATGACACATAAGCAGTCCACAATCATTTCCTTTGCCACCTTACAAACGGCGAACTAGGCTTGAGCTTATTTTATCTCTACTTCCCTTAGGAAGTGCTTGAACTCGTGATTGCTTCACCAGTCTCTTCGGGAAATACGGTCGTCACTGTCTACATATGTAATAGACCGGTTGATTTGCTAAGTCAAGACCTATGGCCACAAGAACAAGCTGCATCTCACTTCCGCATACATGTAACAGGCCGGGCCGATGCACTATCCCAGCAGGGGTGATACATCAAGATTAGTGGTGGTGTTATGTACAATGGTATGTACAACTCCTGTGCAGGACTTCAAATCTCGAAACCGCCATTTAACTGCACAGATAAAGACGGCCTTCCAATGTTATTTAGAGGTGTTTCCAACGTGACTACTACTCCAGAACTGCCCACTTGACCATTCCACTTCGACCGCCCAATCTGCCATATATAGGTACATTTAGCCAATGTATAATTATAGTTACAGCCAAACTGTGGTATTAGAAAAgaatcgagcagatgccttgtttcaATGAGGAAAACTTACAGAAAGAGCAGTAAAAGCTGACGGATTTCTTGAGCAGGATAAACCACACATCACATTTAGTTCCTCTTTTAATGAATGGATGACCTCTGCTCGTACCCCGGGATCACTTCCTCCAAATGTAGGGCATACACTGTAGAGTAAAATGCCATGAAGAGTgttaaaacaaaaacagaaatacAAGGATGGACAAAACTAAACTAACAACACATCACAGAGGATTTTTTTTAGTCTAACAACACAAGAGGATATAAGGATGCGTTTGGTTGTAGGGCTATCCTCTTAGGGACAGGGATAGCCTCTTTTTACAGTGGATACCACCCGTTTGGATCTGTGTCAAGGAAGGACAGAGGCAGCCAGATGCTTGGAATATTCGTGAAAAACGGGGTTGCGGCCAGCCGCGAAAAAGTGGCGGACAGCGGTAACCACCCCGCGCGCGCGTCCCTCCGCTGATGCGCGAATCGTTTTTTCCGCCTGCTGACTCCCACTCACCCCCATGAACAGGTGAAACCCTCATTTTTTTCCCATCGCTCGTCTCTCTCgtgtgcggcggtggcggcggcgcatcTAGCAGAGAGGCCACGAGAGGTGAGTTCGTTGGTTCTCTACTCGGCCCTCCCTCCTCCTACGCGTCCGCCTCTCCAGCAACCGCGTGTGGCGGCCGGCCGGCTGGGATCTGAGCCGGCGGCATGACTGGATCTGGAGGTGGCCGGCGGCGCCGCTAGATCTCGAGGAGGCCGGCAGCTGGGGGCTTGAGGTGGCGTGCGTGGCCGGAGATTGAGGGTTGGACGGCGGCTGTATGCATGTCTGGTGCATGCATGAGAAAGGCTGCGTGTGGTCTTGAGTTCGGCTTGTAGCAGGTTACTGGATGCGTGAGCATGCATTTGTGCTCCATACTAATTATTATTCTTTGTCGATTGCAGGTGATTTGAAGCCATAAATCATATTCTCTTCTTTGTAAGCAGTCCGTAGCAGAGTACTGCGAGTATAGCTTGGAGCAGAGCACCTTCAATCTGAGGTTATTTGGCCCATAAATCCTATTCTCTTCTTAAATAAGATGCCATTATTTTGTAGATAGATACATAACTATACTCTATGCAATGTGGAACTGTCAGTACTAGAACCTAAATCTTCTGCTACAAATAAAATGGTTGAGGATAGCAAATAAAATGCCATAGttaaacatcttttagttccaaaTAAATCATTATTTTGTACATAGATGGTGTGCAATTGAATTATTTTTGTTCACATGTTGAAGTGTCATGTGATTACTAGAACCTAAATCTgcttgctgcaattttttccttATGCTCAAATACTTGCTGTAATTAGTATCTCAATGTCCAAAGGCTTGCTGAAATTCTCTTTATGTGAAAGTACTTGCCGTAATGGGTTTCATAATGTCAAATGCTTGCTGTAATTTTTTCTTTAAGCTCAAACACTTGTTATAACTATTGTCTCAATGTCCAAACACTTGCTGAATTTCTTTCTTTATGTGATTATTGCTGGAGGAAGCATGGCCACAGGGCAATATGCAAAATGCTCAAATGACCCTCTTGGTATAGAAGTGATTAATCTTGAAGAAGACATAGCCAAGAAACCCCCGCTTGAAGAGCCCAAACCAAAAAAAGCAATAGATGGACTTTGGGAGAACAAGAAAGTACTCCCAGATTTTAGTTTGGATTTCCTTGCTCTTTACTATGGTCTTTGGGAGAACATGAATGATGGTGATTGCATATGTGATGATTAACTTGTACTTTTGATGACAACCAAGAGAATTACTATGGGTTGTATAACTATTAGGTTTTAGTACTCTATCTCTATGCACTGTTGAACTATGAGTTGTATGCACTTGGTTAAATGTCAAATGCTGAACTATTATATGTGGCAGAGTTCAAATTAGTTTGTACTATTGTGTTGGTATGTTGTGGTATagttatttttttgaaattattacttCACATATCATATATGTCACTATGGGGGTAATCTGACCACCTCAGTGAAAAGGGTTACCACAACCCTTATCCATCATTTATCCCTCAAACCAAACACTCCAGGGCTATCCTCAACCATGTTCTGTCCTTCAAACCAAACAAAAGACGGGTTAACCTCACCCACCCAACCAAACACAAAAAAGGGCTATCCCTGGCCAGGTGGTTGGGGATACCCACAACCACCCTAGCTTGTCCCtcaaaccaaacacatcctaagttGATCAATGGCATCTGCTTAGCAGTCTCTTGGAGGGTAACGTTAAGAAAAACAGCACTGTCCACCCAGAGGCCCATAGTTTTAGTACTAAAATGAGCCAGCAATGCAAAAGCAAACATTTAACAAAATCCCTTAAAAGCCGATACCATCCAGCATCGAAAAAAATTCTCATGTTCCACAAGATTAATGCATACAAAAAAGAAGCAGCACATCATTATTCTATGTAGTGAGAAAAATAACAATAGAAGATTACGGTCTATCAGAAGTTCAAAACTTTGATCATTAGCACTGGAAGAGTCTGATCTATCCTAGCTATTCATTTATCAAAAAGGAATGCAATGCTGCATTAAAAAAAAATAGCTGCAACGAAGTGTTCTTTTAGAATCATATCAACACATCTAAGATAGTAGCGAACATTGCAAAACAATTGTCATTCACATTCTACTCATTTGATCATATAATATAGGGCAAGATGTAACAACAGAAGGCTCCAAAATTACCCAAATGCTTTCAATGAATTACCTGACTTGTATGCTGGGCCTCACCATAAGACCAGATCTTTTATATGCTAAGGCTTGAGTAACTCCAAGTGAAAGAGATTTGTCAGGCCATTGAAACATAGGAGTGAACCTTGTGCCTCGCTTGTTCTTGAATAAGGAAGAAAAAAATAAGAGTAAGGTTGAAGGTTACCAAATGCAATGCAAGAGAATCAAGAGAGAGACACTTTGGTTCTTAAGAACATGAAAAGATCACTGTAACAGAATAGATCATAAATATTTGTTCTTGTGTCACAAGAAATGAAAGATAGGACGAATACGGTAATGTGCAAATTTATGTGCAGCTCCCTGTATGATAAAATGTCACCAGACCACATCTGCCATGGATAGTGTTTTTGCAAACAAATCACTGTATTATCAATTAATTATTACAGCAGAATTCCAATCAGACACtggtaaaatgcttagaatttatAACTTTGCTCTACATATGACTAGCAGAAATTTATTTTCAGAAATGGCAGCAGAAATGCGATCTTCAAGGAGAAGCTCACACCCCATGGGCATTAACTTCCAGAAAGCAGTACATTTTGATGATACGAATGACCTTAAGGGAACTAAGGAAACACTAACCTTGCAAGAGAAGCTCATTCTTGTTTCTCCTGGGAATTTCCCATGAGCTTGAAGCAACCCACCGAACAACGGAACAAAACCACTCGCTGTTATCCCTTCTCCAGCAACGTACGTTACTTGCCCATTAGGGAACTGTAGATCCATAAAGGACTGTAACAAAAAGATGTCATTCTATAAGATAAAAACTAACTTATAACAATAAATATCCCAACTAAGTTACACCTGTTAATAATTTTAAAAGCATGGTTAGCATTGTGAATGGCGTagatattttatactccctccttacctaaatataagtctttgtagagattccactatggactacatacgaagcaaaatgagtgaatctacactctaaaatgcatctatatacatccgtatgtggtccatagtagaatctctacaaagacttatatttaggaaaggagggagtagaatgcAAGACTCCTCGCCAATTCTACTGGCCAGTGAAAAATACTGGCACACTAGTTGTGCAGAACTATTACTAACTGGTTATCAGATGGAATAAAGATCCAAAGAAGTCAACTGGACAGGCTTTTCTAGCAAATAACAAGGAGATGTGCAATCCCCACTAACCAAAGAACCATGGCAGCACATATGATTCATCCCGCTACTATAATGCAAAGAAAGCACATCGGAAAGCCCAAACAGTGCCGATTTCCAACTCAACACATCACAGCATATGAGAAAACTGTAGTATGCAGAAACTTCAATGAACAACACGCTCATACTTACGCAAGCTACTGGGTTAAGACACATCATCGACATCATCAGCCATCTTCTCTGTTTCGACCAAATAGCTGGACAGAGGGAATGCACTCCATTCTGCATATCAAACAACCACTTTTCAGTAAAAGATCCAGGATATATAATACGGCGTAGCATATAAGAAAACAAAGAGAACATGAATTTCCATAAAACAAAAGCATGTACCGAATAATGAATGAATGGGTTTAACATATAGGGAGAAGCCAACATAAAGGATATGTACCTTGCGATCATAGCCATACCACAGCAGATGTTGCTTTGACAGATGAACAGGCAATAGGAGTGTAGAGTCACGAACAAATAGTAAAGGCCCCAGCTGAACAAGGTAAAGGGGCGAAGTATCGTTTCCAGAAGTTGAACCGCTGCGTGATGCCTCTAGCCTCCACAGGTCTCCACGTGCAACAACAGAACTCTCAATATCATTGTTCCTGGTGTTGTATGTCGCTGACATATTTACGGTACCCTGAACGTTCATCAAGAGAAGAGCAAAGTATTATGTTGTGTCATGCCTGTAAAGACGACTTGGCTCTAAACAAGCAGAGGGATAATAAGATTCACATAATCCCCACACTTCGAGTTCATCAAAATTCTAAGGTTTAGCTTACATATTCTAATCACTTCGGGGATAATAAGAATGTGATTCTAATATTTTAGTACTTTCAATGGGAGTAAAGCCTGAATTAAGGCTGTGAGACGCAAACATACTCGAACCCACAATAGAACTAGGAGTAGGAAGTAGTTGAATCGTACCTTGGACTTCTTAAAGTTTCCGAGGGTTCCGATTTCGCAGCCATATCCGTCATCGTCTTCATCAAGGTCGTCCCCGTTTCTAACACCACTGACAGTCGACGCGGCAGCGCTTCCAGTGGCCGCggccgcagcggcggcggccgcCTCGAGAGGGCATCTATCGACGGCCCTCTCCGAGGAGAGGCCGACGGCCCCGTCCGCAGAAGGCGTCGGCTGCAGCTTtcggcggcggatctgggcgcCCCGGAAGGGCACGGGCAGCTGGCGCACGGCGTGCTGCACGGCCCCGCCGACGGATGTGCCAATCTCGACGCCGGCCTGGCCGAGCCTGCCGCCGATGTCGAtgacggaggcgacggcggcggtggggaagaagTCCTTGCCGGCGCCGGCGGCGCCCCGCGCGGCGCCGAAGGGCACGACGGGGAGGTCGATCTCGAAGGGCATGAGCTTGTGCGATACGGGCGGCCACGGGAACTGCGGCGGCGCCTGCAGCAGGCCCGTGAAGCCCTGCGCGAGGCGGTCGGCGATGTCCTGGCCGTGGCGCTGCACCCCCTCCCACGCCTCGAAAGAGATCTCCATGCGCGCGCGAGGCCTCGGGGGGGATCCCCTCGGAGCGCAGATTCCACGCGCGGTCGAAGTGGATGGAATCGGagaggcgagggcggaggcggggGCGGATGGAGGGGGGAATCGAAtggggaaaggaggaggaggaggagaggcgggCGGGCGACGCCGACGCGTTGATAATAATAGTCGGGCTAGTGGTGAGGGTGGGGGGATAATGGGGCTTGACCTGGTCGACGTGGATCCACGGGCGCGAGGGGTCACTGGCAGCGATTCGGCCGCGTGGCCCCGACGCCGCTTCGGCTCACCGCGCCGGAGTGGATAAGAACGGAACGGAACGGGCGGCGCCCCGCGACAACCAACGCCGGCCGACCTGCTCCTGCTTATTCGCCGCTCGGTTTCACTTTCACCTCCGTTTACTGTGATCTGATGATGAGAGGATAACAGCAATCTGCTGGGGGAATTCGGTCGGTTTTTGTTTGGTTTGGCTGGGTTGCGGCTGGGCTAGCGTGTTGGGTTCGGAATAGAATGCCACCGCACTGGGCTTGGGCAGAAATGTTTGTGCTGCCACCCCCCGCACCCCCCCCCTCCCCGCGCCCCCCCGCGTGCCGTACGGTGCAAGCATGCATGCGCGTTGTCTCTTCCATTGTCTCTCCTGAGTTAGGAGGGCGCGCTCTCGTTGTCTCCCCGGATTTGTACCGGTGacgccgtgccgtgccgtgccgtgtACGACCACGTACCGGAGTAGCAATTCCTCTCGGCGACGCGGGACGGGTTTTAGTTTATGCCTCTTAACTAAAGCACGGGGGTCTTAAAGAGGAGGACGACGGAGCAGCGGCTACGGAGCTTGGTCATTGCAGGCCGCCCGATCCGTGCTGTGTGGTTCAGCGTTGCTTTTACCGGCGCGGACATGCAAATCGGAGCAACTGCTTCCGCCTGCAGTTAAGTGCAATGTAAGCCGAATCAGTATGTGCTAGTACTTCCTCTACATCTATTTATTTTTTCGAATATCTAATTCAACTATAAAAACGTCTTGTACGTAGATGAGTAATACTTTATATCTACTATCTATTATCACTGTAAAAAAAAGATGCAGATCCAAACAATCACATCCATTCATCGTCAAAATCTAATGGCCCTTAATTATTCTGTGTTTAAAGCTACCAACCACGCAATAAGCCACAGTCTATCGATCGCTAATCTGCCCCGCAGTAataataaaaaaaagaaaacagcCTGCCCGCACgatctcctccttctccggcacgacctcctcctcctcctcccacagccGCGCCGTTCGCCTCCTGCAGCCGCGCCCTTCACAGCCTCCTCGCGCAGCCGGAGCCACGGGAAGCGGCCGCGGGTCGCCGGGAGCCTCCCCAGCCGCGGGAGCCCGCCCCCGCTGCGGGTCGCCGGGAGCCTCCCCTGCCGCCCCCTTCGCCGCCTCCCCAGCCGCAGCTTGGCCGCTGCCACACCGCCTCCGCCACGCCGCCACTCCGCGGGCCACGCCTCGATTCCTTCATCCTCTTCCCGAGCCGCTGGCGTCCGTCACGCGCCCCCTACTCTTCTCCTCCAACCTGGCCAGTCCCCACACCCGGAGCCCCTGCGGATCGAGGCGTCTTCCACGCAGAGGACGACGCGGGGAACCTCCATTGCCCTCCATTCTGACGGCCGCCCTACAGCTGCCCCGACACGATGGTTCTCCTCTATTGTTCTGATCGAGCGACgtgttcattttttatattttttctgtGGCAGATCATGACGACGACCCtgacaggagaggaggaggaggacacggAGAAGAAGGACCGAGAGTTAGACATGGATGTGCATTATGAGGCAACACGCCGCCGTGTTTGCCCCACCATCTTCTGATCTCTTCAGCATTCCTGTTGTCTTGGGTTTTCTCTGTAAGTTTGGGTCCGTAGGCACACACCCTCATAATCTCTGTCGCTCCCTCTAATTTCTGTGGACATACAGACACACGCAGTGTTTAGAACGATGTCCGCTTCAGAGTTTCAGTTCAACTCACCCAGACAGAAATACATTCTATCACTGGCTAAGCATAGTACGAACTGGGTGGACATGGAGTCAAGGACATGGTAAGGAAGTCAAGCAAGTGGTTGATTTGCTCTCTTCTTCGTTTCACCATGCTGCACCCCTTCTAGCTTATTAGTCGCCTCTTTCATCTCTTTTCACTGTACTAACCTGCCAATATTTTCCCATCTTTGCAACGATTGAcatgtttagttttagttttacaGTAGACCAGAATGTATGCTGATCTACAGTGATTCTTAATTGTACATGGTCTTCTCAACTTCAAGGTCATAACCGATTCAGTTTTGTTTATAATCTATTTTCCCTATCACTTTTTAACTCTTGAATTCGCCAGGCCAACCATCCTACAGTAGTGTAGGAATTCAGTTAGCACGTCATAACATGTTATTCTCTTTCGATAATGCTTTTGTTGGATTTTTTAGGAACAAGGTGGCGAAAAAATAAGTGGTTGTGGAAGCAATGGTTTGTTTGGGGAGGTGGAGAAcgtttttatgttatttttggtaGGCATGAAGACACCCATTTCTATTTGTTCATAGTAATTCACTCCAGGCTTCTGATTGGATCATTACATTGATGTTCCAGCTGCTGGGCTACATGGAGTTGTTTTTGTTTAAAACATATGATCTTGACGCTACCCATTTTTCCCTGTCAACATTAGCTTTCTCTCTGCCATTCAGAATTGTTCAGGACAAAACCATGCAGATATAGACCTTTAGTATCCTTCTCATTGATGAAATTTATTTCCATCTATCCAGTAGGTTcactgaaggggagccttggcgcagtggtaaagctgctgccttgtgaccatgaggtcacgggttcaagtcctggaaacagcctcttgcagaaatgtagggaaagactgcgtacaatagacccaaagtggtcggacccttccccagaccctgcgcaagcgggagctacatgcactggggctgccccttTTTTTTATCCAGTAGGTTCACTATAACAGCTAGATTACTTTTAATGTAATTATGATTATTCCACTTTTAATGTAATTTATAGAGCTGACGGGCAAAAGTTGTGCATGTTTTAATTAGTTACAAAAGATATAGTTGGAACTAATAAAATCATGTTCATTATTTGGTAGCTAAGTCAGAACTCGGAGTCGGGACAACTCAACAAGGGAACGAGGAGCCTCAAGGGAGATACCTGCATAACACTGGATGCAGTGAAGAAGGAATCAGAAATATTCTTATGTTTTAGTGGCGGAATGGCAAGGCGGCCGGTTAGATAACCTGGGTCCGTGGCGAGTTGGTGGCTCTCGACTACAAGAAGATCATTGAGGCAATCGATAGTAGGTTGGTAAATTGCTAACAAAACATGTTTAGAACTATAAAATTGGCTTTGTTCTGCTATTTATTTATGTTTTGACTAAAAGTAGCAATTTATGCTTCCGTATTAAGATTTCAACAAGAATCTATAAAGGGCTCTAAGGGAGTAGAGGAATCAAAAGAAAACACCTGGCAGTGCAAAGTGCACTTAGGCAGTAAGGTCAACACAAGACTACTCATGAAACGATACACATACGAACTCCCGGACATTGCATACCGGGGAGCTTTCTTCTATTTAGGATTTAAGGTACTCGATCATTTGTTCTAAGTTCAGTATTAAGTTAATTTTTGTTCTGAATGATTACAAACACAATACATGTTGGTCTAAGAAAAGACTTTTTTAATTTGTAATCCCTGTGTAATACCAATCGATTTTGTTTTTTGCACATCTAGGCTGATAATATGCTCACGAAAAGACAGGAATGCAGCACCACTCCAATCTTTAGAAGGTCCCCACCCTGTTCTGGTATGTTTATGCTTATGCATCTACAGAATTATTCGATGTTATATTGATGTGTGAATGGTGTATCGTCCCTGTTCTGGTATGAAAATCGGGTTGCTAGGAATAATCTCCATCATTCCTGGGTTGTGCATATGTGTTGTTCTATATTCCCCTCTTTATAATGCTATGTGTTGTGGTCAACGCTCCCAAGCTATGATAGCTCGCTGCTGGTAGGTTGCCGCCCTGGCCCTCACATGCTACCAGCATGTGTTACTGTACATTTTGCTTTCTTACATGTCTTGAATTATATTTCAAGAAAGATGACTATGATTTATAAGCACACGAACACATCACAATGTCACATGGTAATGC from Triticum aestivum cultivar Chinese Spring chromosome 3B, IWGSC CS RefSeq v2.1, whole genome shotgun sequence includes these protein-coding regions:
- the LOC123070700 gene encoding uncharacterized protein; its protein translation is MEISFEAWEGVQRHGQDIADRLAQGFTGLLQAPPQFPWPPVSHKLMPFEIDLPVVPFGAARGAAGAGKDFFPTAAVASVIDIGGRLGQAGVEIGTSVGGAVQHAVRQLPVPFRGAQIRRRKLQPTPSADGAVGLSSERAVDRCPLEAAAAAAAAATGSAAASTVSGVRNGDDLDEDDDGYGCEIGTLGNFKKSKGTVNMSATYNTRNNDIESSVVARGDLWRLEASRSGSTSGNDTSPLYLVQLGPLLFVRDSTLLLPVHLSKQHLLWYGYDRKNGVHSLCPAIWSKQRRWLMMSMMCLNPVACSFMDLQFPNGQVTYVAGEGITASGFVPLFGGLLQAHGKFPGETRMSFSCKNKRGTRFTPMFQWPDKSLSLGVTQALAYKRSGLMVRPSIQVSVCPTFGGSDPGVRAEVIHSLKEELNVMCGLSCSRNPSAFTALSIGRSKWNGQVGSSGVVVTLETPLNNIGRPSLSVQLNGGFEI